A single Inediibacterium massiliense DNA region contains:
- a CDS encoding pyruvate, water dikinase regulatory protein yields the protein MDRRLVVYIISDSIGETGEQVVKAATSQFLCKNCEFRRFPYISDEDQIVEIINEASHENSFIVFTMVIPSLRRVLEEKAKEKNIIAIDIMTPITEALEKTLGESPKNEPGLIRKLDEKYFKKIEAIEFAVKYDDGKDPRGLKKADAVLIGISRTSKTPLSMYLAHKNIKVANVPLVPEVPVPEELFNVPAKKIIGLTTNPIKLNEIRQERLKALGLKNEANYASMERILMELDYAEGIMKRVGCPIIDVSSKAIEESANIILEILKENWK from the coding sequence ATGGATCGCAGGCTAGTGGTATATATTATTTCTGACTCTATAGGAGAAACAGGAGAACAAGTTGTAAAAGCAGCAACAAGTCAATTCTTATGCAAAAATTGTGAATTTAGGAGATTTCCATATATATCAGATGAAGATCAGATTGTTGAAATTATAAATGAAGCAAGTCATGAAAATTCTTTTATTGTTTTTACAATGGTGATTCCTTCTTTAAGAAGAGTTTTAGAGGAAAAAGCAAAGGAAAAAAATATTATTGCTATTGATATTATGACTCCTATTACAGAAGCTTTAGAGAAAACTTTAGGAGAATCTCCTAAAAATGAACCAGGACTTATTAGAAAATTAGATGAAAAGTATTTCAAAAAAATAGAAGCTATAGAATTCGCGGTAAAATATGATGATGGAAAAGATCCGAGGGGACTTAAAAAAGCAGATGCAGTTTTAATAGGAATTTCAAGAACATCTAAGACCCCCCTTAGTATGTATTTAGCTCATAAAAATATAAAAGTAGCCAATGTTCCATTAGTTCCAGAGGTACCTGTACCAGAAGAATTATTTAATGTTCCTGCTAAAAAGATTATAGGCCTTACTACAAATCCTATTAAATTAAATGAAATAAGACAGGAAAGACTCAAAGCATTAGGTCTTAAAAATGAAGCGAATTATGCAAGTATGGAAAGAATTTTAATGGAACTGGATTATGCGGAAGGTATTATGAAAAGAGTAGGATGTCCTATCATTGATGTATCTTCTAAAGCTATTGAAGAAAGTGCAAATATTATTTTAGAAATATTAAAAGAAAATTGGAAATAA
- a CDS encoding zinc ribbon domain-containing protein: MNQKKYLWKLQEVETKIKKKKKEIEYIKRDEDLHKKVDEYKNLKELYEDKKNEKEKIQNILYKEEKKGKEISYEEKEIKEKLYGGSIKNPKQLESLYEEEEKIKETIAKMEQVILEYMEALYKIEEEMKEMSMKGRKLGCEIKERIHKNKVEVEKLKKEIQQEIQERKELIETIDENDLKVYQDVKDKKNHPIALLVHENICTGCHMDVSIMTVQNLKKDKLTLCENCGRILIASNDLQ, from the coding sequence ATGAATCAAAAAAAATATTTATGGAAATTGCAAGAAGTAGAAACAAAAATAAAGAAAAAGAAAAAAGAAATAGAATATATTAAAAGAGATGAAGATCTTCATAAAAAAGTAGATGAATATAAAAATTTAAAAGAGCTTTATGAAGATAAGAAAAATGAAAAAGAAAAAATTCAAAATATATTATACAAAGAAGAAAAAAAGGGAAAAGAAATTTCTTATGAGGAAAAAGAAATCAAAGAAAAATTGTATGGAGGAAGTATAAAAAATCCAAAGCAATTAGAATCTTTATATGAAGAAGAAGAAAAAATAAAAGAAACTATAGCCAAAATGGAACAAGTCATATTAGAATATATGGAAGCCTTATATAAAATAGAAGAAGAAATGAAAGAGATGAGTATGAAAGGAAGAAAATTAGGATGTGAAATCAAAGAACGAATCCATAAAAATAAAGTAGAAGTAGAAAAACTAAAAAAAGAAATACAACAAGAGATACAAGAAAGAAAAGAGCTTATAGAAACAATAGATGAGAATGATTTGAAAGTGTATCAAGATGTAAAGGACAAAAAAAATCATCCTATTGCTTTGTTGGTTCACGAAAATATTTGTACGGGATGCCATATGGATGTATCGATTATGACCGTACAAAATTTAAAAAAAGATAAACTAACTTTGTGCGAAAACTGTGGAAGAATATTAATTGCATCTAACGATTTACAATAA
- a CDS encoding FUSC family protein: MVKIGSRNIKTAISVAICMLIFQLLHRPHPFYACIAAVVCTKPSIHNSLVMGKNRMIGTILGGIVGLWFSMVVDSTPLICGGGIMLVIYLCNICKQNDSVVIACIVFISIMTNLRDSSSIVYAVNRVLDTSIGIAVSVVINSFLKLEKFQEYYIDIKENMLSK, translated from the coding sequence ATGGTAAAAATAGGCTCTCGTAATATTAAAACAGCAATCTCAGTCGCTATATGTATGCTTATATTTCAACTATTACATAGACCACATCCATTCTATGCTTGTATTGCAGCAGTGGTGTGCACAAAACCATCTATTCATAATTCTTTGGTAATGGGAAAAAATAGGATGATCGGAACGATCTTAGGAGGAATAGTGGGGCTTTGGTTTTCTATGGTTGTGGACAGTACTCCTTTAATTTGTGGAGGAGGGATTATGTTGGTGATTTATTTATGTAACATATGCAAGCAAAATGATTCTGTAGTGATTGCATGTATAGTTTTTATATCTATTATGACCAACCTCAGAGATTCTTCGTCTATTGTATATGCCGTCAATAGAGTTTTAGATACTTCTATAGGAATTGCTGTCAGTGTAGTTATAAATAGTTTTTTAAAACTAGAAAAATTTCAAGAATACTATATAGATATTAAAGAAAATATGTTATCTAAATAG
- a CDS encoding YaiI/YqxD family protein — MTIYVDGDACCVKELIIHHSKKYTVKVVMVISICHVSKRQKDVEYVIVDNENQSVDMMIINKTQKNDLVITDDYGLASLLLGKQVLCLSTRGFIYTQENIEDLLIRRYINMKSMRGGNKVKGPSKRSKEDDIRFMNNFNKILHKCLYNSDI; from the coding sequence ATGACAATATATGTAGATGGTGATGCCTGTTGTGTGAAAGAACTGATTATTCATCACTCTAAAAAATATACTGTAAAGGTAGTTATGGTCATTAGTATTTGCCATGTTTCGAAGCGTCAAAAAGATGTAGAATATGTGATTGTAGATAACGAGAATCAATCAGTAGATATGATGATTATAAATAAAACACAAAAAAATGATTTGGTGATTACAGATGATTATGGATTGGCATCCCTTTTATTAGGCAAACAAGTACTTTGTTTATCAACTAGAGGATTCATATATACACAAGAGAATATAGAAGATCTCCTCATAAGAAGATATATAAATATGAAAAGCATGAGAGGAGGCAATAAAGTTAAAGGACCCTCTAAAAGAAGTAAAGAAGATGATATAAGATTTATGAATAATTTCAACAAAATTCTACATAAATGCCTATATAATTCTGATATTTAG
- a CDS encoding tRNA (adenine(22)-N(1))-methyltransferase has product MKLTNRLLAITKFVKKGSSVADVGTDHGYIPVYLVKNHISKEVIATDVNEGPLNSAKETIKEHGLEKYIQTRLGSGLVPIKSYEVDTVIIAGMGGLLIRDILKNDLEVTRSIKRFILQPMVAQEDLRKWLIQNHFKIVDEKLEKEDHRIYEIMVVEKGEQMIEDEIYYKISKKLIENKDPLLEVFIQKHIQKQKKIFRNLEGQISDKANEKRNECIEELRKLEEVLEWLKK; this is encoded by the coding sequence ATGAAACTTACGAATAGATTATTAGCTATTACAAAATTTGTGAAAAAAGGATCTTCTGTTGCAGATGTGGGTACAGATCATGGATATATTCCAGTGTATCTAGTTAAAAATCATATATCCAAAGAAGTAATTGCTACAGATGTAAATGAAGGCCCTTTAAACAGTGCAAAAGAAACCATCAAGGAGCATGGTTTAGAAAAATACATACAAACAAGATTGGGAAGTGGACTTGTTCCTATAAAGTCTTATGAAGTAGATACGGTCATAATTGCAGGAATGGGTGGTTTACTCATAAGAGATATATTAAAAAATGATTTAGAAGTGACAAGATCTATCAAAAGATTTATTCTCCAACCCATGGTAGCTCAAGAAGATTTAAGAAAGTGGCTCATTCAGAATCATTTCAAAATTGTAGATGAAAAATTAGAAAAAGAAGATCATAGAATCTATGAGATCATGGTTGTAGAAAAGGGAGAACAGATGATAGAAGATGAAATTTATTATAAAATTTCAAAGAAGCTTATTGAAAATAAAGACCCTTTATTAGAAGTTTTTATTCAAAAGCATATTCAAAAACAAAAAAAAATTTTTAGAAATTTAGAAGGACAAATAAGTGATAAGGCGAATGAAAAAAGAAATGAATGTATAGAAGAATTAAGAAAACTAGAGGAGGTGCTAGAATGGCTGAAAAAATAA
- a CDS encoding helix-turn-helix transcriptional regulator, translating to MITIEFTERQKKIIDIVKEKEPITSEQIANLLKVTRATLRPDLAILTMTGMLDARPKVGYLYSGNIPINLISEEIHRIKVKEIKSMPIVVGEQTNLYDAIVTLFLEDVGSIFVTSNNYLVGIVSRKDFLRTIMGGTDVNKVPVGLIMTRMPNIVMTYPDETALEAAIKIIDHQVDSLPVVEKVIEDGKEFFKVVGKVSKTNITKLFVELGRQQ from the coding sequence GTGATCACCATAGAGTTTACAGAGCGACAAAAAAAGATTATTGATATCGTAAAAGAAAAGGAGCCTATTACGAGCGAACAGATTGCCAATTTGTTAAAGGTTACAAGAGCTACATTAAGACCGGATTTAGCTATTTTGACTATGACGGGAATGTTAGATGCAAGACCTAAAGTGGGTTATTTGTATTCGGGAAATATACCTATTAATTTGATTTCAGAAGAAATTCACCGTATTAAAGTAAAAGAAATTAAATCTATGCCTATTGTAGTGGGAGAGCAAACAAATCTATATGATGCAATTGTTACTTTGTTTTTAGAAGATGTAGGCAGTATTTTTGTGACATCTAATAACTATCTTGTAGGTATTGTATCCAGAAAGGATTTTTTAAGAACAATTATGGGTGGAACGGATGTAAACAAAGTACCTGTAGGTTTGATTATGACTAGAATGCCTAATATTGTCATGACGTATCCAGATGAAACTGCTCTAGAAGCTGCCATTAAAATTATAGATCATCAAGTAGATAGTCTTCCAGTAGTGGAGAAAGTTATAGAAGATGGCAAGGAATTTTTTAAAGTGGTAGGAAAAGTATCTAAAACCAATATAACTAAATTATTTGTAGAACTTGGAAGGCAGCAATAA
- the ppdK gene encoding pyruvate, phosphate dikinase, whose protein sequence is MTKYVYAFYEGNKEMKSLLGGKGANLAEMTKIGLPVPPGFTVTTQACNQYYEDGKQIHESIVGEIFENLKNLEEKIGKKFGDATNPLLVSVRSGAVVSMPGMMDTILNLGLNDQTVVGMAKATENERFAYDSYRRFIQMFGDVVLEIPKYKFDHILEKEKEISHVELDTELTSENLKNIIEEYKKLVKKESRKDFPQDPKEQLLMAVQAVFSSWNNPRAIVYRELNEIPSHFGTAVNVQSMVFGNMGDTSGTGVAFTRNPATGEKKLFGEFLMNAQGEDVVAGIRTPQPIAQLQNTMPPVYDQFVNVANLLENHYKDMQDIEFTIEKGKLFLLQTRNGKRTAAAAINVAVDMVNEKIIDKETAILRIEPNQLDQLLHPTFEEKAIKEATKITKGLPASPGAATGKIYFNAEDVVAKASEGEKVVLVRLETSPEDIEGMVAAQGILTARGGMTSHAAVVARGMGKCCVAGCGELRVDETNKLFKVGTKIFKEGDFISLDGNTGNVYEGSIETKDPELSGNFATLMNWADEIRKLKVRTNADTPKDAAVAVKFGAEGIGLCRTEHMFFEEERIPAVRKMILSKTVEERVAALDKLLPFQKNDFVGIFKEMGERSVTIRLLDPPLHEFLPHHDEDIKALSKQIGVSYEELKETVEELKEVNPMLGHRGCRLSITYPEICEMQTKAIIMAAIEVKKEKNINIEPEIMVPLIGSEKELEIIKDLIIKTAKEVMDEMGETLKIKVGTMIEVPRAALTADEIAKHAEFFSFGTNDLTQMTYGFSRDDAGKFIPEYRKKEIFEKDPFQRLDQVGVGKLMKMAVELGKSQREDIKLGICGEHGGDPDSIEFCHKIGLHYVSCSPYRVPIARLAAARAAVQNK, encoded by the coding sequence ATGACAAAATATGTATATGCATTTTATGAAGGAAATAAGGAAATGAAATCTTTACTAGGGGGAAAAGGTGCAAATTTAGCAGAAATGACGAAGATAGGACTTCCTGTCCCTCCAGGGTTTACAGTGACTACACAAGCTTGTAATCAATATTATGAAGATGGAAAACAAATTCATGAAAGTATTGTGGGAGAAATTTTTGAAAATCTAAAAAATTTAGAAGAAAAAATAGGAAAGAAATTTGGAGATGCAACCAATCCTCTTTTAGTATCTGTAAGATCTGGAGCTGTTGTTTCTATGCCTGGTATGATGGATACCATATTAAACTTAGGTCTTAATGACCAAACGGTAGTAGGAATGGCAAAAGCAACAGAAAATGAAAGATTTGCTTATGATAGCTACAGAAGATTTATTCAAATGTTTGGAGATGTAGTACTTGAAATCCCAAAATATAAATTTGATCATATATTAGAAAAAGAAAAGGAAATTAGTCATGTAGAGCTAGATACAGAGTTAACATCAGAAAATCTTAAAAATATTATTGAAGAATATAAAAAGCTTGTGAAAAAAGAATCTAGAAAAGATTTTCCACAAGATCCAAAAGAACAATTATTAATGGCAGTTCAAGCTGTATTTAGTTCTTGGAATAATCCTAGAGCTATTGTATATAGAGAATTAAATGAGATTCCAAGCCACTTTGGAACAGCTGTAAATGTACAATCCATGGTATTTGGAAATATGGGAGATACTTCAGGAACAGGAGTTGCATTCACTCGAAATCCTGCTACAGGAGAGAAAAAATTATTTGGAGAATTTTTAATGAATGCACAAGGAGAGGATGTGGTAGCAGGAATTAGAACACCTCAACCTATTGCACAGCTTCAAAATACAATGCCTCCTGTATATGATCAATTTGTAAATGTTGCCAATTTATTAGAAAATCACTATAAAGATATGCAAGATATTGAATTTACAATAGAAAAAGGCAAATTATTCTTACTTCAAACAAGAAATGGAAAAAGAACAGCAGCAGCAGCAATTAATGTAGCAGTAGATATGGTAAATGAAAAAATCATTGATAAAGAGACGGCTATATTAAGAATCGAACCAAATCAATTAGACCAACTTCTTCATCCTACTTTTGAAGAGAAAGCCATAAAAGAAGCTACAAAAATTACAAAAGGATTGCCAGCATCTCCTGGAGCTGCTACAGGAAAAATTTATTTCAATGCAGAAGATGTCGTAGCTAAAGCTAGTGAAGGAGAAAAAGTAGTTTTAGTAAGACTGGAAACTTCTCCTGAAGATATAGAAGGAATGGTAGCAGCACAAGGAATTTTAACAGCAAGAGGAGGAATGACTTCTCATGCAGCAGTAGTAGCAAGAGGAATGGGGAAATGTTGTGTAGCAGGATGTGGAGAGTTAAGAGTAGATGAAACAAATAAATTATTTAAAGTAGGAACTAAAATTTTTAAAGAAGGAGATTTTATTTCTCTTGATGGAAATACAGGAAATGTATATGAAGGAAGTATTGAAACAAAAGATCCAGAATTATCAGGAAACTTTGCTACTTTAATGAATTGGGCAGATGAAATTAGAAAACTAAAAGTAAGAACAAATGCAGACACACCAAAGGATGCAGCTGTAGCTGTAAAATTTGGAGCAGAGGGAATTGGACTTTGTAGAACAGAGCATATGTTCTTTGAGGAAGAAAGAATTCCTGCTGTGAGAAAAATGATTCTTTCTAAAACTGTAGAAGAAAGAGTAGCTGCACTAGATAAATTACTGCCTTTCCAAAAAAATGATTTTGTAGGAATTTTCAAGGAAATGGGAGAAAGATCAGTAACAATTAGATTACTAGATCCACCACTACATGAATTTTTACCACATCATGATGAAGACATAAAAGCACTTTCAAAACAAATAGGAGTTTCTTATGAAGAATTAAAAGAAACAGTAGAGGAATTAAAAGAAGTGAATCCAATGCTTGGTCATAGAGGATGCAGATTATCTATTACGTATCCAGAAATATGTGAAATGCAAACAAAAGCTATCATAATGGCAGCTATAGAAGTAAAGAAAGAAAAAAATATCAATATTGAACCTGAGATTATGGTTCCGCTTATTGGAAGTGAAAAGGAATTAGAAATTATCAAAGATTTAATTATAAAGACTGCAAAAGAAGTAATGGATGAAATGGGCGAGACATTAAAAATTAAAGTAGGTACTATGATTGAAGTACCAAGAGCTGCTTTAACTGCTGATGAAATTGCAAAACATGCAGAGTTTTTCTCTTTTGGAACAAATGATTTGACTCAAATGACTTATGGATTTTCAAGAGATGATGCAGGAAAATTCATTCCAGAATATAGAAAAAAAGAAATATTTGAAAAAGATCCTTTCCAAAGATTAGATCAGGTAGGGGTTGGAAAACTTATGAAAATGGCTGTAGAACTAGGAAAATCTCAAAGAGAAGATATTAAACTTGGCATTTGTGGGGAACATGGAGGAGATCCAGATTCTATTGAATTTTGTCACAAAATAGGACTTCATTATGTATCATGCTCTCCATATAGAGTACCTATTGCAAGACTTGCAGCAGCACGTGCAGCAGTACAAAATAAATAA
- the dnaG gene encoding DNA primase, with protein MSTYFDEELIEEIKERNPIIDVVSRYVPLKKSGSTYKGLCPFHHEKTPSFVVSEEKQFYHCFGCGKSGDAIQFVMQMEHIDFIDAIHMLGDWAGISIEEHATSDRQREEIHIKNQLYEINREAALFYYKNLFQTGNIGLNYLHERGLNIQTIKKFGLGYAKNQWELLNRYLLSKGYDQKLIYKAGLVIKRKTKDGYYDRFRNRVIFPIINVSGKVIGFGGRIIDEGEPKYLNSPETPVFNKGNHLYGLNLSKDEIRKKKQIIVVEGYMDVIGLYEGGIYNAVASLGTALTKSQGYLLKRYADEVMIAYDGDTAGKAATLRGLDVLKDVGCKVKVVDLSDGVDPDEYVRKKGRDAFLEEIQKALPLVDYKIKLAHNENDMTTTEGKIKFVQSITSILKTLKSPVEIDAYIQKIASASHISPEAIKSEIYGNNKGNYQKDNPSYKNKYRSKNDRYTNKYDIKPVKPIQKMGYIEAERSLLKLMMDDKRLFDKIKNMMSCEDFIDDIHIKIAKVIEGLYETNEFVSIEMIVGQFNEEEISILHDIYKKVVPIENIDKAFIDYMDVIKKHKLTTRKTEIENELKEIEKMKDKTPNQIVRIRELCIDYEKLLKELKKQ; from the coding sequence ATGAGTACTTATTTTGATGAAGAATTAATTGAAGAAATAAAAGAAAGAAATCCTATTATAGATGTAGTCTCTAGGTATGTACCTCTTAAAAAAAGTGGATCTACATACAAAGGATTATGTCCTTTTCATCATGAGAAGACACCATCTTTTGTAGTATCTGAGGAAAAACAATTCTATCATTGTTTTGGATGTGGAAAATCAGGAGATGCAATTCAATTTGTTATGCAGATGGAACATATAGACTTTATAGATGCGATACATATGTTAGGAGATTGGGCAGGAATCTCTATAGAAGAGCATGCTACATCTGATCGTCAAAGAGAAGAAATTCATATTAAAAATCAATTATATGAAATCAATAGAGAAGCTGCGTTGTTTTATTATAAAAATCTTTTTCAAACAGGAAATATAGGACTAAATTATTTACATGAAAGAGGATTAAATATTCAAACCATCAAAAAATTTGGCTTAGGATATGCAAAAAATCAGTGGGAGTTACTAAATAGATATCTTTTAAGCAAAGGATACGATCAAAAGCTTATTTATAAAGCAGGATTGGTCATCAAAAGAAAAACAAAAGATGGTTACTACGATAGATTTAGAAATAGAGTCATATTTCCTATTATTAATGTATCAGGAAAAGTGATAGGATTTGGAGGCAGAATCATTGATGAAGGTGAGCCTAAATATTTAAATTCTCCTGAAACTCCTGTGTTTAATAAAGGAAATCATTTATATGGACTAAATCTATCAAAAGATGAAATCAGAAAGAAAAAACAAATTATTGTAGTAGAAGGATATATGGATGTGATCGGTCTTTATGAAGGCGGCATCTATAATGCTGTTGCATCACTAGGAACAGCTCTTACAAAGAGTCAAGGATATCTATTAAAAAGATATGCAGATGAAGTGATGATTGCTTATGATGGCGATACGGCAGGAAAAGCAGCAACACTAAGAGGACTAGATGTTTTAAAAGATGTAGGATGTAAAGTAAAAGTAGTAGATTTATCAGATGGAGTAGATCCAGATGAATATGTTAGAAAAAAGGGAAGAGATGCTTTTTTAGAAGAAATACAAAAAGCTTTGCCTTTGGTGGACTATAAAATAAAATTAGCTCATAATGAAAATGATATGACTACTACAGAAGGTAAAATAAAATTTGTACAATCTATCACTTCTATACTAAAGACATTAAAAAGTCCTGTAGAAATAGATGCTTATATACAAAAGATAGCTTCAGCTTCACATATTTCGCCAGAGGCTATAAAATCGGAAATCTATGGAAATAATAAAGGAAATTATCAAAAAGATAATCCATCTTATAAGAATAAGTATAGAAGTAAAAACGATAGGTATACTAATAAATATGATATAAAACCTGTGAAGCCTATACAAAAAATGGGTTATATAGAAGCAGAAAGAAGTTTATTAAAATTAATGATGGATGATAAACGGTTATTTGATAAAATAAAAAATATGATGAGTTGTGAAGACTTTATAGATGATATTCATATAAAAATAGCAAAAGTGATAGAGGGTTTATATGAAACAAATGAATTTGTTTCTATAGAAATGATTGTAGGACAATTTAATGAAGAAGAAATTTCTATACTTCATGATATTTATAAAAAAGTTGTTCCTATAGAAAATATAGATAAAGCTTTCATAGACTATATGGATGTTATAAAAAAACATAAATTAACAACAAGAAAAACAGAAATTGAAAATGAATTAAAAGAAATTGAAAAAATGAAAGATAAAACACCAAATCAGATAGTGAGGATCAGGGAGTTATGTATAGATTACGAAAAGTTATTAAAAGAACTAAAGAAACAGTAG
- a CDS encoding Nif3-like dinuclear metal center hexameric protein produces MAEKIKNIIRIMEDIAPSYLAESWDNIGLQIGDYEKEVNKILVCLEVTQSIIDEGIQKNIDMIVCHHPLIFKPIKRIRRDDPIQSMIHKLIKHDISLYCAHTNLDVAKGGTSDVLAQSLNLVGVVPLVKTHEEKYLKLVVYVPKDYVEKVGEVMCTYGAGHVGNYSHCTFRSEGIGTFMPLGGTNPFIGSQGNIEKVCEHRLESIVSKKDLHKIIENMIKAHPYEEVAYDIIPLENKIHYEGLGRVGQLEKNMTLSMLCKTIKEKLNMKTIKFIGNPQKEIKKVGLCTGSGAEFIDDAYKVSCDCYITGDVKYHDAQYANELGMAVIDAGHFETENIICRPLFETLKDHMQMNQYNVEILLSDEDINPFKTI; encoded by the coding sequence ATGGCTGAAAAAATAAAAAATATTATTCGTATTATGGAAGATATTGCACCTTCTTATTTAGCAGAAAGCTGGGATAATATAGGGCTTCAAATAGGAGATTATGAAAAAGAAGTAAATAAAATATTAGTATGTCTTGAAGTGACTCAAAGTATTATAGACGAAGGGATACAAAAAAACATAGATATGATTGTTTGCCATCATCCTTTGATTTTTAAACCCATAAAAAGAATTAGAAGAGATGATCCTATCCAAAGTATGATCCATAAACTGATAAAGCATGATATTTCTCTTTATTGTGCCCATACCAATTTAGATGTAGCAAAGGGCGGAACAAGTGATGTATTAGCTCAAAGTCTAAATTTAGTAGGGGTAGTTCCTCTCGTGAAAACCCATGAAGAAAAATATTTGAAATTAGTAGTCTATGTGCCAAAAGATTATGTAGAAAAAGTAGGAGAAGTTATGTGTACTTATGGGGCAGGTCATGTAGGAAATTATAGTCATTGCACTTTTAGAAGTGAAGGGATTGGAACTTTTATGCCATTAGGAGGAACAAATCCCTTTATAGGCAGCCAAGGGAATATAGAAAAAGTATGTGAACATAGGTTAGAAAGTATTGTATCGAAAAAAGATCTACATAAAATTATTGAAAATATGATCAAAGCACATCCTTATGAAGAAGTAGCATATGATATTATTCCTTTAGAAAATAAAATTCATTATGAGGGATTAGGAAGAGTAGGGCAATTAGAAAAAAATATGACTTTGTCTATGCTTTGTAAAACAATAAAAGAAAAATTGAATATGAAAACAATAAAATTTATAGGAAATCCACAGAAAGAAATAAAAAAAGTAGGACTTTGTACAGGAAGTGGAGCAGAGTTTATTGATGATGCATATAAAGTTTCATGTGATTGCTATATTACAGGAGATGTAAAATACCATGATGCTCAATATGCCAATGAGCTAGGCATGGCAGTTATTGATGCTGGTCATTTTGAAACAGAAAATATTATTTGTAGACCGCTATTTGAAACATTAAAAGATCATATGCAAATGAATCAATACAATGTAGAAATATTATTAAGTGATGAGGATATTAATCCATTTAAAACCATATAA
- the rpoD gene encoding RNA polymerase sigma factor RpoD encodes MAKKQQNKEKKVQSVKSLIEKGKKRGMLTYTEIMDTLEEIDLDKEQVEEVYDHLGAMGIDIVGDKDEEIEEISDTEEEEVVELDLSIPKGINIDDPVRMYLKEIGKVPLLSAVEEIELAKRMEQGDEEAKKRLCEANLRLVVSIAKRYVGRGMLFLDLIQEGNLGLIKAVEKFDWRKGYKFSTYATWWIRQAITRAIADQARTIRIPVHMVETINKLIRVSRQLLQELGREPKPEEIAKEMDLPEEKVRDILKIAQEPVSLETPIGEEEDSHLGDFIPDDDAPAPAEAAAFSMLKEQLVEVLDTLTPREQKVLRLRFGLDDGRARTLEEVGKKFDVTRERIRQIEAKALRKLRHPSRSKKLKDYLE; translated from the coding sequence ATGGCAAAAAAACAACAAAATAAAGAAAAAAAAGTTCAATCTGTAAAATCCTTAATTGAAAAAGGCAAAAAAAGAGGAATGCTTACTTATACTGAAATTATGGATACCTTAGAGGAAATAGATTTAGATAAGGAGCAAGTAGAAGAAGTATACGATCATTTAGGTGCAATGGGTATAGATATTGTAGGAGATAAAGATGAGGAGATAGAGGAAATATCTGATACGGAAGAAGAAGAAGTTGTGGAGTTAGATCTTTCTATTCCAAAAGGGATCAATATAGATGACCCTGTTAGAATGTATTTAAAAGAAATTGGAAAAGTACCTTTACTTTCGGCTGTAGAAGAAATAGAATTAGCAAAGAGAATGGAGCAGGGAGACGAAGAAGCAAAGAAAAGACTTTGTGAAGCGAATTTACGGTTAGTTGTAAGTATTGCGAAAAGATATGTAGGAAGAGGAATGCTCTTTTTAGATTTAATACAAGAAGGAAATTTAGGACTTATTAAAGCTGTTGAAAAATTTGATTGGAGAAAAGGATATAAGTTTAGTACTTATGCAACATGGTGGATTAGACAGGCAATTACAAGAGCCATTGCAGACCAAGCAAGAACTATTAGAATTCCTGTTCATATGGTAGAAACCATTAATAAATTGATTAGAGTATCCAGACAACTTTTGCAAGAATTAGGCAGAGAACCAAAGCCTGAAGAAATTGCAAAAGAAATGGATTTACCTGAAGAAAAAGTAAGAGATATATTGAAAATAGCACAAGAACCAGTTTCTTTAGAAACTCCTATAGGAGAAGAAGAAGATAGTCATCTTGGCGATTTTATTCCTGATGATGATGCACCTGCACCAGCAGAAGCGGCAGCATTTTCTATGCTAAAAGAACAACTAGTAGAAGTGTTAGACACCCTTACTCCAAGAGAACAAAAAGTTTTAAGATTAAGATTTGGATTAGATGATGGTCGTGCAAGAACATTGGAAGAAGTAGGAAAGAAATTTGATGTGACAAGAGAAAGAATTAGACAAATAGAAGCAAAAGCATTAAGAAAATTAAGACATCCTAGCAGAAGCAAAAAATTAAAAGATTATTTAGAATAA